One stretch of Variovorax sp. TBS-050B DNA includes these proteins:
- a CDS encoding 2Fe-2S iron-sulfur cluster-binding protein — protein MKTELPLLNLEVNGRAHALEGVPRAATLLHLLRNDLGLNGPKYGCGLGQCGACTVHVDGVAARACVIPAHGVADRSITTLEGLGTKDDWHPVQAAFEEAQAAQCGYCLNGMVMQAAALLTRDPNASEARIRGELSGNLCRCGTHVEILDAVRRAALRMQQQA, from the coding sequence GTGAAGACTGAATTGCCGCTGCTGAATCTGGAGGTCAACGGACGCGCGCATGCGCTTGAGGGCGTGCCGCGTGCGGCCACGCTGCTGCATCTGCTGCGCAACGACCTGGGGCTCAACGGGCCGAAGTACGGCTGCGGGCTCGGGCAGTGCGGTGCGTGCACGGTGCACGTCGACGGTGTCGCGGCGCGCGCCTGCGTGATTCCGGCGCATGGGGTCGCCGACCGGAGCATCACCACGCTCGAAGGGCTGGGTACGAAGGATGACTGGCACCCGGTGCAGGCCGCCTTCGAGGAAGCCCAGGCCGCGCAGTGCGGCTACTGCCTCAACGGCATGGTGATGCAGGCCGCGGCGCTGCTCACGCGCGATCCGAATGCGAGCGAGGCGCGCATCCGCGGCGAACTCTCGGGCAACCTGTGCCGCTGCGGCACGCACGTCGAGATCCTCGACGCGGTGCGGCGCGCGGCACTGCGCATGCAGCAGCAGGCATGA
- a CDS encoding molybdopterin cofactor-binding domain-containing protein, which translates to MNRRADLPRTRAEFLSADGVLLVVRETPPAPPPAKGQPAFIAGNPAEGDEILLAVWDDGSASALNGHVDLGTGIQTALAQIVAEELELGMPCVRMMLGDTARAPNQGATIASASIQIHAQPLRLAAAQARAWLLARAAEHLGVPAEMLQMRNGLVRVAEAPGRRVSYADLVRGQRTVLRLDPQAPTKNPADYRIVGTRQARVDIPAKLAGEQVFVHDMRVPGMLHGRVVRPPYAGADHGDFIGNTLESVDESSIAHIPGIRAVVVIRDFVGIVAEREEHAEQALRELRVAWKPWPGMPDLGDVAQALRDNPSTQRLLVDEGDVDRALAGADRPMPRTYVWPYQMHASIGPSCALAEWQPADGGAVRLRCWAGTQNPHVLRADLAKLMGLQDLQVDVVRMEAAGCYGRNGADDVAADAALLARAVGAPVRVQLTREQEHAWEPKGAAQLMEIDGGLMADGRVAAYDFQTSYPSNGAPTLALLLTRTIEPLPQAFEMGDRTARPPYAFDNLRVKVNDMAPIVRASWLRGVSALPSSFAHESYIDELATAAGVDPVQFRLRHLNDPRAVELVQATAQKAGWRMRTGPQENADGGLGAGGDILFGQGFAYARYVHSKWPGFGAAWAAWVADVEVNRKTGEVHVRRVVVGHDAGLLVNPAGVEHQVHGNVIQTTSRALKEQVQFAPQAGAGAGGAQLPGVLPSGVVASREWGSYPIINFREVPVIEVMHMPRPGEPSLGAGESSSVPGTAAIANAIFDATGVRFRAPPFTPETVLAALDQEFLAPPPGEGGGGGERRAGGDAVTPPSQPSPSGGRSNTVWPKRKGVWATGAALVVGGIGVIAGLLGWRAAIAPVTLTAPVYSEATIERGRVLAALGDCAVCHTAPGGAPNAGGRAMETPFGTLYTTNLTPDPETGLGRWSFSAFQRAMREGVSRDGHHLYPAFPYTAFAKTSDDDLQALYAYFMAMPAVRAETPKAELKFPFSLRPLMAGWNALFHDPAPAQPVATQSAEWNRGAYLVNGLGHCGACHTPRNALGAEQGGSAYLSGAMVDGWEAPPLTSLASKSAMPWDAESLYRYLRHGHSPRHGIAGGPMAEVVRELGAVPDEDIRAMATYLAAFNGAAPVPEAQAQAEAQRVVAAAARQQGRLLGPAQRMFDSACAACHHDGDGPTLLGVNTPLALNSNLTSAKPDNLLRTILDGVREPATRDIGFMPAFREALDDRQIAELAGYMRARFAPQEPAWPDLQAQVARVRRAKGH; encoded by the coding sequence ATGAACCGGCGCGCCGACCTGCCGCGCACGCGCGCGGAATTCCTCTCGGCCGACGGCGTGCTGCTGGTGGTGCGCGAGACCCCGCCCGCGCCGCCGCCGGCCAAGGGCCAGCCGGCCTTCATCGCGGGCAACCCGGCCGAGGGCGACGAGATCCTGCTCGCGGTGTGGGACGACGGCAGCGCCTCGGCGCTCAACGGCCACGTCGACCTGGGCACTGGCATCCAGACCGCGCTGGCGCAGATCGTGGCCGAGGAGCTCGAGCTCGGCATGCCTTGCGTGCGCATGATGCTCGGCGACACCGCACGTGCGCCCAACCAGGGCGCGACCATCGCGAGCGCCTCGATCCAGATCCATGCGCAGCCGCTGCGCCTCGCGGCCGCGCAGGCGCGCGCCTGGCTGCTCGCACGCGCGGCCGAGCACTTGGGCGTGCCCGCCGAGATGCTGCAGATGCGCAACGGCCTGGTGCGCGTGGCCGAGGCGCCCGGGCGCCGCGTGAGCTACGCCGACCTGGTGCGCGGACAGCGCACGGTGCTCCGGCTCGATCCGCAGGCGCCCACCAAGAACCCGGCCGACTACCGCATCGTCGGCACGCGGCAGGCGCGCGTCGACATCCCGGCCAAGCTCGCGGGCGAGCAGGTCTTCGTGCACGACATGCGCGTGCCCGGCATGCTGCACGGGCGCGTGGTGCGACCGCCGTACGCGGGCGCGGACCACGGCGACTTCATCGGCAACACGCTCGAATCGGTCGACGAATCGTCGATCGCGCACATCCCCGGCATCCGCGCGGTGGTGGTGATCCGCGATTTCGTCGGCATCGTGGCCGAGCGCGAGGAACATGCCGAGCAGGCGCTGCGCGAACTGCGGGTCGCATGGAAGCCCTGGCCCGGCATGCCCGACCTGGGCGACGTGGCGCAGGCGCTGCGCGACAACCCGTCGACCCAGCGGCTGCTGGTGGACGAGGGCGACGTCGACCGCGCCCTGGCCGGCGCCGACCGGCCCATGCCGCGCACCTACGTCTGGCCCTACCAGATGCATGCGTCGATCGGGCCCTCGTGCGCGCTTGCCGAGTGGCAGCCCGCCGACGGCGGCGCGGTCCGGCTGCGCTGCTGGGCCGGCACGCAGAACCCGCACGTGCTGCGCGCCGACCTCGCGAAGCTCATGGGCCTGCAGGACCTGCAGGTCGACGTGGTCCGCATGGAGGCCGCGGGCTGCTACGGCCGCAACGGCGCCGACGACGTCGCGGCCGATGCGGCGCTGCTCGCGCGCGCGGTCGGCGCGCCGGTGCGCGTGCAGCTCACGCGCGAGCAGGAGCATGCGTGGGAGCCCAAGGGCGCGGCGCAGCTCATGGAGATCGACGGCGGCCTCATGGCCGACGGCCGCGTGGCCGCCTACGACTTCCAGACCTCGTACCCCTCGAACGGCGCGCCCACGCTGGCGCTGCTGCTCACGCGCACCATCGAGCCGCTGCCCCAGGCCTTCGAGATGGGCGACCGCACCGCGCGGCCGCCCTATGCCTTCGACAACCTGCGCGTGAAGGTCAACGACATGGCGCCGATCGTGCGCGCCTCCTGGCTGCGCGGCGTGTCGGCGCTGCCGAGTTCGTTCGCGCACGAGTCGTACATCGACGAGCTCGCGACCGCCGCGGGTGTCGATCCGGTGCAGTTCCGGCTGCGCCACCTGAACGATCCGCGCGCGGTCGAACTGGTGCAGGCCACGGCGCAGAAGGCCGGCTGGCGCATGCGCACCGGCCCGCAGGAGAACGCCGACGGCGGGCTCGGCGCTGGTGGCGACATCCTCTTCGGCCAGGGCTTCGCCTATGCGCGCTACGTGCACAGCAAGTGGCCGGGCTTCGGTGCGGCATGGGCGGCATGGGTGGCCGACGTGGAGGTGAATCGAAAGACGGGCGAGGTGCACGTGCGCCGCGTCGTCGTGGGGCACGACGCCGGGCTGCTCGTCAACCCCGCGGGCGTCGAGCACCAGGTGCACGGCAACGTGATCCAGACCACCAGCCGCGCGCTCAAGGAGCAGGTGCAGTTCGCGCCGCAGGCCGGCGCCGGGGCGGGCGGCGCGCAGCTGCCCGGCGTGCTGCCTTCGGGCGTGGTCGCGAGCCGCGAATGGGGCAGCTATCCGATCATCAACTTCCGCGAAGTGCCGGTGATCGAGGTGATGCACATGCCGCGGCCCGGCGAGCCCTCGCTGGGCGCGGGCGAATCGTCCTCGGTGCCGGGGACGGCGGCGATCGCGAATGCGATCTTCGATGCGACGGGGGTGCGCTTTCGTGCGCCGCCGTTCACGCCGGAGACGGTGCTGGCTGCGCTCGATCAGGAGTTTCTCGCTCCCCCGCCGGGGGAGGGCGGGGGTGGGGGCGAGCGGCGAGCGGGTGGTGACGCCGTTACGCCCCCATCCCAACCTTCCCCCAGCGGGGGAAGGAGCAATACCGTCTGGCCGAAGCGCAAAGGGGTCTGGGCGACCGGTGCTGCGCTCGTCGTCGGCGGCATCGGCGTCATCGCCGGCCTGCTCGGCTGGCGTGCCGCGATCGCCCCCGTCACGCTGACCGCCCCGGTCTACAGCGAGGCCACCATCGAACGCGGCCGCGTGCTGGCCGCGCTGGGCGACTGCGCCGTCTGCCACACCGCGCCGGGCGGCGCACCCAATGCGGGCGGCCGCGCGATGGAGACGCCCTTCGGCACGCTCTACACCACCAACCTCACGCCTGACCCCGAGACCGGCCTCGGCCGCTGGTCCTTCAGCGCCTTCCAGCGCGCGATGCGCGAGGGCGTCTCGCGCGACGGCCACCATCTGTACCCGGCGTTTCCGTACACCGCGTTCGCGAAGACCAGCGACGACGACCTGCAGGCGCTCTATGCCTACTTCATGGCGATGCCCGCGGTGCGCGCGGAGACGCCCAAGGCCGAACTCAAGTTCCCGTTCAGCCTGCGGCCGCTGATGGCGGGGTGGAACGCGCTCTTCCACGACCCCGCGCCCGCGCAGCCCGTGGCCACGCAGAGCGCCGAATGGAACCGCGGCGCCTACCTCGTCAACGGCCTCGGCCACTGCGGCGCCTGCCACACGCCGCGCAACGCGCTCGGCGCGGAGCAGGGCGGCAGCGCGTACCTCTCGGGCGCGATGGTCGACGGCTGGGAAGCGCCGCCGCTCACGTCGCTCGCATCGAAGTCCGCCATGCCCTGGGACGCCGAATCGCTCTACCGCTACCTGCGCCACGGCCATTCGCCGCGCCACGGCATCGCGGGCGGGCCAATGGCCGAGGTGGTGCGCGAGCTCGGCGCGGTGCCCGATGAAGACATCCGCGCGATGGCGACCTACCTCGCCGCGTTCAACGGCGCCGCGCCGGTGCCCGAAGCCCAGGCGCAGGCCGAGGCGCAACGCGTCGTCGCAGCCGC